GGCGGCGGCGCCGGCGGCGGAACTGTCCCCTCCGCCGCACCCCCGCCCCGCACAGGTTCGAGTACGAGGAACACAGGAGGTGACGGGCGTTGACGACCCAGTCCCACCAGCTGCACCCGGTCGCGCCCCGCCGCACGTATCTCATCGGCCGGGCCCGGCCGAACGCGATCGTCGGCAAGAACCGCGAGACCGGCGAGATCGCCCTGATCATCGCGGGGGCGTTCCTCGGCATGATGAGCGGACTGCTCGTCCCCGACCTCACCCTGCGCATCGTCAGCCTCGTCGGGTTCCCCATGCTCGCGCTCGCCGCCGTGTACGTCCCCTACAAGGGCCGCACCTTCTACCGGTGGTTCGAGATCAACCGCAGCTACAAACGCACCCTGCGCCGCGGCACCACCTACCGCTCCTCCGCCATCGAGGCCGGTACCCGCGCCGCCGACGGCCGCGAGGTCGAGGTCGGCCCGCCCCCCGGCATCGGCCGCATCAGCTGGCTCGCCGCCCCCTTCGGCCCCGACGAGATCGCCGTACTCCTCCACGCGGACCGCCGCACCGTCACCGCCGCCATCGAGATCGAGGGACCGGGCGTCGGCCTGCGCGACAGCGAGGACCAGGAAGCCCTCGTCGACCGCTTCGGCACCCTCCTCAAGCACGTCGCCAACGGAGACGGCTTCGTCACCCGCATCCAGATGCTCGCCCGCACCCTCCCCGCGGACCCCGACGCCCACGCCAAGGACGTCGCCCAGCGCGGCGACACCAAGGCCCCCGGCTGGCTGCGCGATTCGTACGACCAGCTCCAGTCGATGGTGTCCACCTCCTCCGAGCAGCACCGCGCGTACCTCGTCGCCTGCATGCACTACTCCCGCGAACTCGCCGCCGAGGCCCACACCATCGCCCGCGCCGGCTCCCCCAAGGGCCGCAAGCTCGACCGCGACGCCGGCCTCGCCATCGTCATGGCCCGCGAGCTCACCGACATCTGCGCCCGCCTCGCCGAGGCCGACATCCGCGTCCGCCAGCCGCTGGGCCAGGGCCGCCTCTCCTCCCTCGTCCACTCCATGTACGACCCGGACCACCCCATCGACCACATCCAGGCCATGACCAAGCGCAACGCCTGGCCCGCCGAACTCGACGCGGTCGAACCCACCTACCTCCAGGCCAAGACCCGCGAGTCCTCCACCCGCGCCCCCTGGTGCCACGCCACCGCCTGGGTGAAGGAATGGCCGATGACCCCCGTAGGCGTCAACTTCCTCGCCCCGCTCCTCGTCCACACCCCCGACGTGATCCGCACGGTCGCGGTCACCATGGACCTGGAGCCCACCGAGATCGCCATCGAACGCATGCTCACGGAGAAGACGAACGACGAGGCCGACGCGAGCCGCGCCGCCAAGATGAACCGCACCGTCGACCCCCGCGACATCGCCGCCCACGGCCGACTCGACCAGAGGGGTGAAGATCTCGCCAGCGGAGCTGCGGGAGTCAACCTGGTCGGGTACATCACGGTGTCCTCGCGATCACCCGAAGCCCTCGCCCGCGACAAGCGCACCATCCGCGCCTCCGCCGGCAAGTCCTACCTCAAACTCGAGTGGTGCGACCGCGAGCACCACCGCGCCTTCGTCAACACCTTGCCGTTCGCCACCGGCATCCGACGCTAGCTGGAGGGAAGTGCCGCCCATGCGAGATCCCATGTCCGCGCTGACGGACGCCTTCACCAGCTTCCTCTTCGGCAAAGTCGAAACCACGCGCCTGCCCGTACGCACCTCCACCGGGCAGGCGCAGGCCGTCTACCTGCCCACCGCCGCCCCCGGACTCGGCGACTCCGGCGTCATCATCGGCCGCGAGGTCTACAGCGGCAAGGGCTACATCTACGACCCCTTCCAGCTGTACGGACAGCAGCTCCCGGCCCCCCACTGGCTGGTCCTCGGCGAATCCGGCAACGGAAAATCAGCCCTGGAAAAGACCTACGTCCTACGCCAGCTCCGCTTCCGCGACCGCCAGGTCGTCGTCCTCGACGCCCAGGGCGAGGACGGTGTCGGCGAGTGGAACCTGATCGCCCAGCAGTTGGGAATAACCCCCATCCGCCTGGATCCGATCGCCGCCAACGACGACGGGATCCGCCTCAACCCCCTCGACCCGGCCATCACCACGACCGGCCAGCTCGCCCTGCTCCGCACCATCATCGAAGTGGCCATGGGCCACGGCCTGGACGAGCGCGCCGGCTTCGCCCTCAAGGTCGCCCACGCCCACGTCGTCGACACGATCCGCGACCGCCAGCCCGTCCTCACCGACATCGTGGAACAACTGCGCCACCCCGAAGCCGAATCGGCCCTCGCGATGAACGTCGACATAGACGATGTCCGCGCCTGGGGCCTCGACGTCGCGCTCGTCCTCGACCGCCTCGTCGACGGAGACCTCCGCGGCATGTTCGACGGCCCCACCACCGTCGGCATCGACCTCGACGCGCCCCTCATCGTCTTCGACCTGTCCCACATCGACCGCAACTCCATCGCCATGCCCATCCTCATGGCGATCGTCGGCGTCTGGCTCGAACACACCTGGATCCGCCCCGACCGCAAGAAGCGCATCTTCCTCGTCGAAGAGGCCTGGCACATCATCAACAGCCCCTTCGTCGCCCAGCTGTTCCAGCGCCTCCTCAAGTTCGGCCGCCGCCTGGGCCTCTCCTTCGTGGCCGTCGTCCACCACCTCTCCGACGTGGTCGACGGCGCCGCGGCCCGCGAGGCCGCGGCCATCCTGAAAATGGCCTCGACCCGCACGATCTACGCCCAAAAGGCAGACGAGGCCCGCGCCACGGGCCGCGTCCTCGGCCTCCCCCGCTGGGCGGTGGAGATCATCCCCACCCTCACCCCGGGCATCGCCGTCTGGGACGTCAACGGCAACGTCCAGGTGGTCAAACACCTGATCACCGAGGCAGAACGCCCCCTCGTCTACACCGACCGCGCGATGACGGAGTCCTCGGTCCCCTCGCCACTCCCCGCCGACATGCTGGCCGCCGAACTCGAAGCGGAGGAAAGGGCCCTGTCCATGGAACGCCACCGCAACAACGGCACCGGCTCGGCCACCACGGTGGCCTGACCCATGCCCAACTCCAGACATACGGATCCCACGGCGCGGGCCGGCGGAATCCCCGACGGAGCCCTGGTCGGCCTCCTGTCCCTCCTCCTCGGCCTCGCCGTACTGGTCTGGTCGGCCACCGGCCTCGCAGCCCTCTTCAGCAAGGGCTCCTGGCCGGCCACGGTCACCTTCACCCGCACCCCGGAGGCCGTCCGCTCCCTGATAGCTCGCCCGGACGACATCGCCGCGGCCTGGCCGGACACCAACCCCGCAGCCCTCTCCGGCTGGGGCCTGTTCTGGGGCCTGTTCATCAGCCAGCTCCTGATCCTGCTGGTCCTGGCGATCTTCACGGTGGGCATCATCGCCCGCACCAAGTCCCGCCGCGCCCTGGCCAAACAGCCCCCCGACCCGGCCCCCGCCGCCCACGACCCCCAGCCGGCACTCCCCACCCAGCACCACCCGCACGCCCCCCAGCCCGCGTCCCCCCTCCGGCCCCCACCGGAACCCACCCCCACACCCGCCCAGGCCCCCACCGACGAGGCCTACGGCTTCGGCTACGCCCCGGCGCCCCTCACCACCACGACCACCACACCCCCGCACCGCCTGGCGTACGCCACCCCCGCCCAACGCCACCACCTCGCCGCCCAAGCCATCGCCGAAGCCGAGGGCGCGCTCCTGGTGGTCACCTCCTCTCCCACCCTCTGGTCGGAGACCAAGGACGCCCGCGCCAAACTCGGCCCGGTCCTCCTCTACGACCCCTCCCACCTGTGCGACACCCCGGCCCGCATGCACTGGAACCCGGCCGAGGGCTGCGCCGACCGCGACACCGCCGCCGCCCGCGCGATCGCCCTGCTGGCCCCGGTACGCCCACAGGCCCGCATCGACGCCGCACTCGCCCACACGGCGGAAACCCTCCTGCGCAGCTGGCTCCAGGCAGCCGCCCTCGACGACCGCCCCTTCAAGCAGCTCCACCGCTGGACCCAGGGCAACAGCGCCCAGGACGCCGTCCGCATCCTGCGCACCCACCCCCAGGCCGCTCCCGGCGCCGCCGGCGAACTGGAGAGCGCCCTCACCGCCCACCCGGAACGCCGCGAACAAGCCCAGCACCTCACGACCCGCGCCCTCTCCGCCCTGTCCTCGATCCACATCCGCGAGGCCTGCAACCCGAACCGTACGGATTCCCTCACGCTGGCTTCGTTCGTGACCGAGGGGGGCACCCTCTACATGGTGGGCGAATCCCTGGAAGACCCCCGCACCCACCCGGGTGCGATGCCCTTGCACACCGCACTCGCCGCTCACGTGGTCGAGCACGGCCGCCGCATGGCCGCACGGTCATCCCACGGTCGGCTCGACCCACCACTCACCCTGGTCCTGGACGACATCGCGGCAGTCGCCCCGATCCCCCAACTCCCGGATCTCCTCACGGACGAGACACTCCCCCTCCTCGCCCTGTGCCGAAGCCGCGAACAAGCCCGCTCCCGCTGGCCGGAAGCACCACTTCCCTAGTCCGGCGCGAGAACCGGGGCAGCGGCTCACGGGGCTGCGTGAAACCGCCGCAGCCTCATGCCCTATGCCCTGGGAAACACGTACTCCACTTCCTTGGCACCCGCGTCCCCGGGCACGGACACGACCTTCCCACTGGCCTCGAACCCGAACCGCCGATAGAAGGCCCCGGCCCGCGCGTTGTCCTCGTGCACGAAGAGCCGTACGCCCTCCAGCACCGGCTCCTCCAACGACCAGGCCCACTCCAGCGCGGCCGAGAACAGCGCCTCGGTCAGCCCGGTCCCCCGCTGCTCGGGCCGCACGAACACACCCACCACATGCGCCTGGGTCCGCTCGATCTCCTGCTCGAAGATGTCCGTGGTCCCGACCTCCTCGACGAGCACCGTCACGGACCCGACCCACTCACCGCCGGCCTCCTCTGCCACGAACTGCCGTGCGGCCCGCCCATGCGAAGCCCCCGCGGCCCGCGCTTGCCAGAACTCATCCGCCCTGGCCTCGGCCTGCGTCACCGTCTCCAGAAAGGCCACCGGCGCCGCCGGATCCTTGAGCGCGGCGATCCGCAGCTCCTTGACCTTGGCCCACTCGTCACCACGTACAGCCCGTACCACGTACTGATCCATAACCGGAGATCCTAATATCGACCCCAAACGCAGAAAAGCCCCGCACCGAGCCCGTAAAGGGCTGGTGCGGGGCTTCCCGCAATGATTGTTCGGCGGCGTCCTACTCTCCCACAGGGTCCCCCCTGCAGTACCATCGGCGCTGAAAGGCTTAGCTTCCGGGTTCGGAATGTAACCGGGCGTTTCCCTAACGCTATGACCACCGAAACACTATGAAATTTGAACGCTGGCATTGACACAGCTGTTCGTTATTTCAGAACTAACACAGTGGACGCGAGCAACTGAGGACAAGCCCTCGGCCTATTAGTACCAGTCAGCTTCACCCGTTACCGGGCTTCCACATCTGGCCTATCAACCCAGTCGTCTACTGGGAGCCTTACCCTCTCAAGGAGGTGGGAATACTCATCTTGAAGCAGGCTTCCCGCTTAGATGCTTTCAGCGGTTATCCCTCCCGAACGTAGCCAACCAGCCATGCCCTTGGCAGGACAACTGGCACACCAGAGGTTCGTCCGTCCCGGTCCTCTCGTACTAGGGACAGCCCTTCTCAATATTCCTACGCGCACAGCGGATAGGGACCGAACTGTCTCACGACGTTCTAAACCCAGCTCGCGTACCGCTTTAATGGGCGAACAGCCCAACCCTTGGGACCGACTCCAGCCCCAGGATGCGACGAGCCGACATCGAGGTGCCAAACCATCCCGTCGATATGGACTCTTGGGGAAGATCAGCCTGTTATCCCCGGGGTACCTTTTATCCGTTGAGCGACGGCGCTTCCACAAGCCACCGCCGGATCACTAGTCCCGACTTTCGTCCCTGCTCGACCCGTCGGTCTCACAGTCAAGCTCCCTTGTGCACTTACACTCAACACCTGATTGCCAACCAGGCTGAGGGAACCTTTGGGCGCCTCCGTTACTCTTTGGGAGGCAACCGCCCCAGTTAAACTACCCATCAGACACTGTCCCTGATCCGGATCACGGACCGAGGTTAGACATCCAGCACGACCAGAGTGGTATTTCAACGGCGACTCCACAACCACTGGCGTGGCTGCTTCAAAGTCTCCCACCTATCCTACACAAGCCGAACCGAACACCAATATCAAACTATAGTAAAGGTCCCGGGGTCTTTCCGTCCTGCTGCGCGAAACGAGCATCTTTACTCGTAGTGCAATTTCACCGGGCCTATGGTTGAGACAGTCGAGAAGTCGTTACGCCATTCGTGCAGGTCGGAACTTACCCGACAAGGAATTTCGCTACCTTAGGATGGTTATAGTTACCACCGCCGTTTACTGGCGCTTAAGTTCTCAGCTTCGCAACCCCGAAAGGTCACTAACCGGTCCCCTTAACGTTCCAGCACCGGGCAGGCGTCAGTCCGTATACATCGCCTTACGGCTTCGCACGGACCTGTGTTTTTAGTAAACAGTCGCTTCTCGCTGGTCTCTGCGGCCACCCCCAGCTCACGGAGTAAATCCGATCACCAGTGATGGCCCCCCTTCTCCCGAAGTTACGGGGGCATTTTGCCGAGTTCCTTAACCATAGTTCACCCGAACGCCTCGGTATTCTCTACCTGACCACCTGAGTCGGTTTAGGGTACGGGCCGCCATGAAACTCGCTAGAGGCTTTTCTCGACAGCATAGGATCATCCACTTCACCACAATCGGCTCGGCATCAGGTCTCAGCCTTAATGAGGGACGGATTTGCCTACCCCTCGGCCTACACCCTTACCCCGGGACTACCACCGCCCGGGCTGGACTACCTTCCTGCGTCACCCCATCGCTTACCTACTACCACCTTGGATCGGCGGCTCCACCACTTTCCTTTCCCCGAAGGGTCCGGAACGGCTTCACGGCCTTAGCATTAGAGGATTCGATATTGGGCGTTTCAAAGCGGGTACCGGAATATCAACCGGTTGTCCATCGACTACGCCTGTCGGCCTCGCCTTAGGTCCCGACTTACCCTGGGCAGATCAGCTTGACCCAGGAACCCTTAGTCAATCGGCGCACACGTTTCTCACGTGTGTATCGCTACTCATGCCTGCATTCTCACTCGTGAACCGTCCACAACTAGCTTCCGCTGCTGCTTCACCCGGCACACGACGCTCCCCTACCCATCACAGCGGGCGTTGGCCCTATTGCTGCAATGACACGACTTCGGCGGTACGCTTGAGCCCCGCTACATTGTCGGCGCGGAATCACTTGACCAGTGAGCTATTACGCACTCTTTCAAGGGTGGCTGCTTCTAAGCCAACCTCCTGGTTGTCTCTGCGACTCCACATCCTTTCCCACTTAGCGTACGCTTAGGGGCCTTAGTCGATGCTCTGGGCTGTTTCCCTCTCGACCATGGAGCTTATCCCCCACAGTCTCACTGCCACGCTCTCACTTACCGGCATTCGGAGTTTGGCTAAGGTCAGTAACCCGGTAGGGCCCATCGCCTATCCAGTGCTCTACCTCCGGCAAGAAACACGTGACGCTGCACCTAAATGCATTTCGGGGAGAACCAGCTATCACGGAGTTTGATTGGCCTTTCACCCCTAACCACAGGTCATCCCCCAGGTTTTCAACCCTGGTGGGTTCGGTCCTCCACGAAGTCTTACCTCCGCTTCAACCTGCCCATGGCTAGATCACTCCGCTTCGGGTCTAGAGCGTGCAACTCAATCGCCCTATTCGGACTCGCTTTCGCTACGGCTTCCCCACACGGGTTAACCTCGCTACACACCGCTAACTCGCAGGCTCATTCTTCAAAAGGCACGCAGTCACGACCGTTGTTCCGAAGAACAACGGCGACGCTCCCACGGCTTGTAGGCACACGGTTTCAGGTACTATTTCACTCCGC
This genomic window from Streptomyces sp. NBC_01351 contains:
- a CDS encoding SCO6880 family protein, with translation MTTQSHQLHPVAPRRTYLIGRARPNAIVGKNRETGEIALIIAGAFLGMMSGLLVPDLTLRIVSLVGFPMLALAAVYVPYKGRTFYRWFEINRSYKRTLRRGTTYRSSAIEAGTRAADGREVEVGPPPGIGRISWLAAPFGPDEIAVLLHADRRTVTAAIEIEGPGVGLRDSEDQEALVDRFGTLLKHVANGDGFVTRIQMLARTLPADPDAHAKDVAQRGDTKAPGWLRDSYDQLQSMVSTSSEQHRAYLVACMHYSRELAAEAHTIARAGSPKGRKLDRDAGLAIVMARELTDICARLAEADIRVRQPLGQGRLSSLVHSMYDPDHPIDHIQAMTKRNAWPAELDAVEPTYLQAKTRESSTRAPWCHATAWVKEWPMTPVGVNFLAPLLVHTPDVIRTVAVTMDLEPTEIAIERMLTEKTNDEADASRAAKMNRTVDPRDIAAHGRLDQRGEDLASGAAGVNLVGYITVSSRSPEALARDKRTIRASAGKSYLKLEWCDREHHRAFVNTLPFATGIRR
- a CDS encoding ATP-binding protein; protein product: MRDPMSALTDAFTSFLFGKVETTRLPVRTSTGQAQAVYLPTAAPGLGDSGVIIGREVYSGKGYIYDPFQLYGQQLPAPHWLVLGESGNGKSALEKTYVLRQLRFRDRQVVVLDAQGEDGVGEWNLIAQQLGITPIRLDPIAANDDGIRLNPLDPAITTTGQLALLRTIIEVAMGHGLDERAGFALKVAHAHVVDTIRDRQPVLTDIVEQLRHPEAESALAMNVDIDDVRAWGLDVALVLDRLVDGDLRGMFDGPTTVGIDLDAPLIVFDLSHIDRNSIAMPILMAIVGVWLEHTWIRPDRKKRIFLVEEAWHIINSPFVAQLFQRLLKFGRRLGLSFVAVVHHLSDVVDGAAAREAAAILKMASTRTIYAQKADEARATGRVLGLPRWAVEIIPTLTPGIAVWDVNGNVQVVKHLITEAERPLVYTDRAMTESSVPSPLPADMLAAELEAEERALSMERHRNNGTGSATTVA
- a CDS encoding type VI secretion protein, which produces MPNSRHTDPTARAGGIPDGALVGLLSLLLGLAVLVWSATGLAALFSKGSWPATVTFTRTPEAVRSLIARPDDIAAAWPDTNPAALSGWGLFWGLFISQLLILLVLAIFTVGIIARTKSRRALAKQPPDPAPAAHDPQPALPTQHHPHAPQPASPLRPPPEPTPTPAQAPTDEAYGFGYAPAPLTTTTTTPPHRLAYATPAQRHHLAAQAIAEAEGALLVVTSSPTLWSETKDARAKLGPVLLYDPSHLCDTPARMHWNPAEGCADRDTAAARAIALLAPVRPQARIDAALAHTAETLLRSWLQAAALDDRPFKQLHRWTQGNSAQDAVRILRTHPQAAPGAAGELESALTAHPERREQAQHLTTRALSALSSIHIREACNPNRTDSLTLASFVTEGGTLYMVGESLEDPRTHPGAMPLHTALAAHVVEHGRRMAARSSHGRLDPPLTLVLDDIAAVAPIPQLPDLLTDETLPLLALCRSREQARSRWPEAPLP
- a CDS encoding GNAT family N-acetyltransferase, whose product is MDQYVVRAVRGDEWAKVKELRIAALKDPAAPVAFLETVTQAEARADEFWQARAAGASHGRAARQFVAEEAGGEWVGSVTVLVEEVGTTDIFEQEIERTQAHVVGVFVRPEQRGTGLTEALFSAALEWAWSLEEPVLEGVRLFVHEDNARAGAFYRRFGFEASGKVVSVPGDAGAKEVEYVFPRA